GTAACTGGCGAAGATACTGCAGCTAAATACAGAGCTTGGAACTGGAATGTAATTGAGATCGACGGTAACGATGCTGATCAAATCAGACAAGCTCTAAATGATGCTAATGCTGAAGCTGACAGACCTACTCTTATCATTGGTAAGACAATCATGGGTAAAGGCGCGGTGACAGAAACTGGCGACAGCTTCGAAAGAAAAGTATCTACTCACGGTCAGCCATTGACTGGTGCAGGAGCATCATTTGCTAAAACTATCGAGAACTTGGGCGGTAACGCTGAAGAGCCATTCACAGTATTCCCTGAAGTAACTGATCTTTATGCGAAAAGAGCTGAAGAATTAGCTAAAATCGCTGCTGACAGAAAAGCTGAACAAGCGACTTGGGCTGCTGAAAACCCGGAATTAGCTGCTAAGCTTGAAAAATTCTACTCTGGCGAAGCTCCTGAAGTAGATTATGATGCAATCGCACAAAAAGAAGGTGTTGCAACAAGAGCGGCTTCTGCTACAGTACTTGCTACTTTGGCTGAAAATGTAGAGAACATGATCGTTTCTTCTGCAGACCTTTGCAACTCTGATAAAACCGATGCTTTCCTTAAGAAAACTACCGTTCTTCAAAAAGGAGATTTCTCAGGTGCTTTCTTGCAAGCTGGAGTATGCGAATTAACAATGGCTGCTATTGCTAATGGTATTGCTCTTCACGGTGGTGTTATCGCTGCAGTTGGTACTTTCTTCGTATTCTCTGATTACATGAAGCCTGCTGTAAGACTTTCTGCTCTTATGGAAGTTCCTGTAAAATACATCTGGACACACGACGCATTTAGAGTTGGAGAAGACGGACCTACTCACCAGCCGATCGAGCAAGAAGCTCAAATCAGATTGATGGAAAAAATCAAAAATCATTCTGGTGAGCAAAGTTTGTTAGCTCTTCGTCCTGCTGATGCTGATGAAACTACAATCGCGTGGAAATTGGCTATGGAGAACACAAATACTCCTACAGCTTTGATTCTTTCTAGACAAAACATCAAATCTCTTCCTGCTCAAGCTAGCAGATATGAGGAAGCTAAAGCTGCTGACAAAGGTGCTTACATCGTAGAGTCTGTAGAAGGGACTCCTGATGTTGTATTCTTAGCTAGTGGTTCTGAAGTAGCAACGCTTGTTGCTGGCGCTGAAAAATTAAGAGCTGAAAAAGGTCTTAAGATTCAAGTTGTTTCTGTTCCTTCTGAAGGATTATTCAGACAGCAAGACAAAGCTTATCAACAAGAAGTTATCCCTGCTGGAGTGCCTAAATTAGGTCTTACAGCTGGTCTTCCTGTGAACCTTGAAGGTTTGGTTGGGCATGAAGGTATTGTGATCGGTCTAGATCACTTTGGCTACTCTGCTCCTGCTGGAGTTCTTGATGAGAAATTCGGTTATACTGCTGAGAACGTTTATAATAAAACAATTGAATTATTAGGTTAATATAAACCGGACATAGTTAAAATATGTTCTAAAAATAAATTGAATAACAGCATGATTAGCTCTGCTGTTATTTTTTTTGTTCATAAAGTTTTAGATAATCATCAATGCTTTATTTTTTTAAGAATTCCACACTCTTTTTCTTTGCAAATCCAATGATCCCTCCACTATTTACAGAATAATACAGCAATGTCATCGTTATTTACATGCTTTTAGTATATTGAATAAAATACGCTTTAAGCGAATAACATGAACATAATCTACAACTAATGGATACACCTAATACTTTTCATAACTCCAACTTAAAGATCATTAATGACATCAAGCATTATCAAGACTCTTTAAGACAAGCTCAAAAATCTTTGATAAAAGAGTTGGGAAAAGATGATCAAATGACCATTGTAGTCGATTCCAATTTTGATTTGATAGCATCTTCTGACAAACTGAATGAACTAATCAACAAAAGCCAAAATACATCGATTAAATCAGAAGAGACAATAAATAACATTATCTCCCAAGCTAAGCTTTCTTTTAACACTGAGAGTGAAACGAACGCAAGCTTTGAGATTCAAGAAAAAAGCTTGCCCTCAATTCACTTCGCAATAGAATCTCACGAATTAGACACTAGCTTATTTCACTCCATAAATCTTATTTCTCTAGAGAACAACAATACAGAAGCTTCTTCCTTCAAAACCGAAGATATCATAAAAGAGATTGACGAATCTCCAGTTTTGTTGCGGCACACTAATAGGAAAAAAGAATTTATTTACTATGATAATAAATGGGAATTATTTTTAGGAAAGAATGAAGAAATCCACCAAAGCTGGAAAGATGCTATCCATCCTGACGATTTTGACAAAGTGCTTAAGCGTATAAAATTAGGCCTTGAAAATAAACAAGCCTTCGATATCGCTTATAGAATTAGAAATGCTTCTGGAGAATTCAAATGGTTTCTTGAGACGGGTATTCCAAAAATCACAGCTGGTGGCCATGAATACTTTGTTTGCGCATCCATTGATATTACAAAAAGAAAAGAACTTGAAGAAAGCCGTAATTTTCAAAATTCAGAACTTATGGCTGAATCAAAAATCAATCATTTTCTCAATTCGTCAAGCCTTATATCCATATCAATTAACAAAGACGGGAATATACTGCATGCCAATGATCTTTTATTAAAATTAACTGGTTTTGCAGCTGATGAACTGAGTAACAAATCCTTTATTGAAACTCTAATTCCTTCAAGCAAGCGGGAAAACTCCTACATAGTCTTTCAAAATATCAAAGATAAAAAAGACATTCAGTCGTTAGGAAAGACTGAGCTAGTTACCAAAAAAGGGAAAGTTATTACTATTAACTTTAATATAATCCCTTATTATGATAAAAACAAAGAGCTCTCCAACATTACCATACTTGGTGAAAATGTCACAAGCTCGCAAAAAGCTCAGATTGAGTTAAAACAGACCAATCAAAAACTTGCCGACTTCTTCGACAATGCCAGCGACTTGATACAAATCATGAATTCAAATAATGAAATCATTCAAGTCAATAATGTGTGGCTCAAAACTCTAGGCTACAGCCGTGAAGAAAGCGTCAATTTAAGGTTTGAAGATATCATTCACCCGGATGCTCTTGCTGAAACCAAACTCATCCTTAAGAATCTTGACCATCATCCAAATAAAAAGTTTGAAACGAGCTTCATTTCGAAGCAGGGTAAAAAGATTCATGTTTTAGGAAGTTTGAATACTGGATTTCTCAATGGAAAGATCATAGAATACAGAGGAATTTTTCACGATATCACCAATAGACTCAGAGCTGAAAAATCACTCAAACTCTACTATAGTGTCGCCAACTTGGCTAATCAAAGCAATGACCTAAAATCTCTTTTCAAGAATATTCACAAGGAAATCGCTAAGATAATTCCAGCGAGAAACTTCTATATCAAATTAGATAGAAAATACTTTGACGACAAGGAACTCTCTTATATCAAAGATGAAAATCTTGAAAAAAACAATAGAAGTATCGATGAACTTCTAACGACAAAACTCACTGAGCATGTCATTAACAACAATCAAGCGCTAATACTCAATGATAAGGAAATCACATCTGTACAAGTAAAGTCAAACTGGCAGAGCAGTGATGAAAAAATAAAAATTTGGCTGGGTGTGCCTCTTCGACTCCATGGAAAAATCATAGGTGCGATCGCATTGTATTGCTATGAAAGTGTAATTACATACAATCACAAAGATTTAGAGCTGTTGAATTTCATTTGTGGTCAATTAGCGACTTCTATTGAAAAAAAGCGCAAAGAAAACACTATCAAAACCCAGCTTGCTCGACAAAACGCAATTTTTGAAAGTGGCACTCACCACATATGGTCTATCAATCGCAATTATGCTTATACGTCTTTCAATACAGCTTTTGAAAATGAACTTAAAGGCTATCTAGAGCCAAATATTGAAAAAAATGGTTATGTTATAAATCCCAATCTCAAAAATGAAAACAGGCCATTTGATTTTTGGAAAGAAAAGTACGACTCGATTTTCCAATCTGGAGAAAGCTTGAATTTTGAGCATCAATATGTAGCGCCCAATGGCCAAGAAATTTGCCGAGAAGTGTTTTTAAACCCAATTTATTACGAAGATGGAGTTGTAAAAGAAATTTCAGGCTTTGCCCATGATATTACTGAAGAAAAGCAGGCAATCATAAACCTGAAAAAAAGTGAAGAAAAATTCAGAAACATATTCGAATCTTTTCAAGATCTATATTTCCGTTGCAAGCTAAATGGAGAACTTACCATGGTAAGCCCTTCTGTAATGGAACTTATTGGCTATAGCGAACAACATATCCTTGGCAATAACATTACTGATTACTATCTATACAATAAAAAGACTAAAGGCCTAATACGTAAATTAATCTCTAACAAAAATGTCAGAGATTTTGAAGCTCAATTAATCACCAAAACGGGAGATATAATTCAATTCATTTGCAACATCAGAATCATACATGATGAATACGGCAGACCATATGAAATAGAAGGTATCGCAAGAGATGTGTCGGAACTAAAGAAAAGCAATGCTGAATTGCAAAAGGCTAAGAACTTCGCTGAAAAGTCTCTTAAAGTCAAAGAAGAATTTCTAGCCAACATGAGTCATGAGATCAGGACGCCAATGAATGGTATCATCGGAATGATAGACTTAATCGCTGACACAACGTTAGACGAAGAGCAAACGAGCTATGTATCAACGATAAAAAAATCGTCTGAAACATTATTGACTATTCTCAATGACATCCTTGACCTTTCCAAAATAGAAGCTGGTAAAATGCAACTGTACAAAACTCCAGTATCTATTAATAATGTACTTGATAAACTTTACTCTCTGTATGCTCAACAAGCGATAGATAAATCCATTGATTTTTACTATCAAATTTCCCCGGAAGTGCCTGTGGGAATGATCATTGATGAAACAAGATTTCTTCAAGTATTATCAAACCTAACTTCCAACGCACTGAAATTTACTCCTGAAGGTGGAAGCATTCATATCTTTATTAATGAGGAAAAAAGAGAGAATGATAACATTACTTTAAAAATTGAAGTTAAGGATTCAGGAATTGGTATTTCCAAGGAAAGTCTTGAAAAGATATTCAAGAATTTCACTCAAGCTGATGTATCTACAAGTAAATCTTATGGTGGTGTTGGTCTTGGATTAGCGATTTCAAAACAACTATGTTCGCTGATGGATGGAAAAATAGGCGTAAATTCGACATTAGGTAAAGGAAGTAACTTTTGGTTCACCATTCAAGCCAAAGAAACAAAATTGGACGAAAAGAAATTGTCAGAAACTAATCAAATCAATCCTAAAATCAACGAGTTTCTCGATGAAGAGATAACTCCGAACATACTATTGGTGGATGACAATCAAATCAACCGAACTGTTTCCAGTCAGATACTAGCTAAAGCCGGTTGCGAGGTTGACTTGGCTTCAAGCGGTCAAATGGCAATCGAAAAAGCTGAAAGCCACGAATATGACATCATATTCATGGACATTCAAATGCCTGGCATGGATGGCATAGAAGCAACGCAAAAAATCAAGTCCTTGGATAAAGATAGCTTGCCTCCTATTGTCGCAATGACGGCTTACGCTATGAAGGAAGACAAAGAGCGCTTTCTTAATAGTGGGTTTGACGATTATATCCCAAAACCTATAAAAGCTAAAGATTTATTGCATAAAGTTAGCGAACTATCCAGCTTAAAAAATGTTGATAAATCAAGAAAAGATTCTGACGATAAACAACAGGAAAAGGAAGAAATCATCTCCATGGCAGTCATTGAATCCTTGAAAAAGTATGCTGATGATGAAAGTTTATACAATATTTATAAGGACTTTGATTTAGAGGCTAATGAGCAAATTGAAAATTGCAAATTTTCGATAAAATCAGAAGATTACAAAAATATTTTAAGTAACTTGCATACATTAAAAGGCAATTCTGGCACACTAGGAGTCAACAAAGTATCAGAATTAACTATAAAAATTGAATCAGATGTCAAAAAGGGAGATGTTGACAATTTCGAGAGTGATATGAGCGAATTGGAATCCCTTTACATGGAATTCAAGAATAATTATAAACAAATAATATTAAATAAATAA
The Aureibacter tunicatorum DNA segment above includes these coding regions:
- a CDS encoding transketolase; translated protein: MDNSVINKAADNIRILSAAMVEKAKSGHPGGAMGGADFVNILYTEFLNYDPKDPKWINRDRFFLDPGHMSPMLYSVLHLAGYYTTEDLKNFRQWGSPTPGHPEVDFDRGVENTSGPLGQGHAMAVGAAISERFLAARFGEWTAHKTYAFISDGGIQEEIAQGAGRIAGHLGLNNLIMFYDSNDIQLSTEVDEVTGEDTAAKYRAWNWNVIEIDGNDADQIRQALNDANAEADRPTLIIGKTIMGKGAVTETGDSFERKVSTHGQPLTGAGASFAKTIENLGGNAEEPFTVFPEVTDLYAKRAEELAKIAADRKAEQATWAAENPELAAKLEKFYSGEAPEVDYDAIAQKEGVATRAASATVLATLAENVENMIVSSADLCNSDKTDAFLKKTTVLQKGDFSGAFLQAGVCELTMAAIANGIALHGGVIAAVGTFFVFSDYMKPAVRLSALMEVPVKYIWTHDAFRVGEDGPTHQPIEQEAQIRLMEKIKNHSGEQSLLALRPADADETTIAWKLAMENTNTPTALILSRQNIKSLPAQASRYEEAKAADKGAYIVESVEGTPDVVFLASGSEVATLVAGAEKLRAEKGLKIQVVSVPSEGLFRQQDKAYQQEVIPAGVPKLGLTAGLPVNLEGLVGHEGIVIGLDHFGYSAPAGVLDEKFGYTAENVYNKTIELLG
- a CDS encoding PAS domain S-box protein, coding for MDTPNTFHNSNLKIINDIKHYQDSLRQAQKSLIKELGKDDQMTIVVDSNFDLIASSDKLNELINKSQNTSIKSEETINNIISQAKLSFNTESETNASFEIQEKSLPSIHFAIESHELDTSLFHSINLISLENNNTEASSFKTEDIIKEIDESPVLLRHTNRKKEFIYYDNKWELFLGKNEEIHQSWKDAIHPDDFDKVLKRIKLGLENKQAFDIAYRIRNASGEFKWFLETGIPKITAGGHEYFVCASIDITKRKELEESRNFQNSELMAESKINHFLNSSSLISISINKDGNILHANDLLLKLTGFAADELSNKSFIETLIPSSKRENSYIVFQNIKDKKDIQSLGKTELVTKKGKVITINFNIIPYYDKNKELSNITILGENVTSSQKAQIELKQTNQKLADFFDNASDLIQIMNSNNEIIQVNNVWLKTLGYSREESVNLRFEDIIHPDALAETKLILKNLDHHPNKKFETSFISKQGKKIHVLGSLNTGFLNGKIIEYRGIFHDITNRLRAEKSLKLYYSVANLANQSNDLKSLFKNIHKEIAKIIPARNFYIKLDRKYFDDKELSYIKDENLEKNNRSIDELLTTKLTEHVINNNQALILNDKEITSVQVKSNWQSSDEKIKIWLGVPLRLHGKIIGAIALYCYESVITYNHKDLELLNFICGQLATSIEKKRKENTIKTQLARQNAIFESGTHHIWSINRNYAYTSFNTAFENELKGYLEPNIEKNGYVINPNLKNENRPFDFWKEKYDSIFQSGESLNFEHQYVAPNGQEICREVFLNPIYYEDGVVKEISGFAHDITEEKQAIINLKKSEEKFRNIFESFQDLYFRCKLNGELTMVSPSVMELIGYSEQHILGNNITDYYLYNKKTKGLIRKLISNKNVRDFEAQLITKTGDIIQFICNIRIIHDEYGRPYEIEGIARDVSELKKSNAELQKAKNFAEKSLKVKEEFLANMSHEIRTPMNGIIGMIDLIADTTLDEEQTSYVSTIKKSSETLLTILNDILDLSKIEAGKMQLYKTPVSINNVLDKLYSLYAQQAIDKSIDFYYQISPEVPVGMIIDETRFLQVLSNLTSNALKFTPEGGSIHIFINEEKRENDNITLKIEVKDSGIGISKESLEKIFKNFTQADVSTSKSYGGVGLGLAISKQLCSLMDGKIGVNSTLGKGSNFWFTIQAKETKLDEKKLSETNQINPKINEFLDEEITPNILLVDDNQINRTVSSQILAKAGCEVDLASSGQMAIEKAESHEYDIIFMDIQMPGMDGIEATQKIKSLDKDSLPPIVAMTAYAMKEDKERFLNSGFDDYIPKPIKAKDLLHKVSELSSLKNVDKSRKDSDDKQQEKEEIISMAVIESLKKYADDESLYNIYKDFDLEANEQIENCKFSIKSEDYKNILSNLHTLKGNSGTLGVNKVSELTIKIESDVKKGDVDNFESDMSELESLYMEFKNNYKQIILNK